A stretch of Lathyrus oleraceus cultivar Zhongwan6 chromosome 6, CAAS_Psat_ZW6_1.0, whole genome shotgun sequence DNA encodes these proteins:
- the LOC127093527 gene encoding uncharacterized protein LOC127093527: MEVMIQSSKMETFNFSNGTMSSPYLSPPSSPKRFGEYYLSAPSSPSRLSELYSQIDYLSIMDQTSSTSKKNNNVVVDDDDVYDHDDEGGGFAFFVNHDESKNMSTRSAEELFHGGKIKPFEETKVVVEPRKQQNNVGVGFDDERRGRERERTKGTDSSLNNSGRRVTRSHSPYRKSNYTFELEEQNFQQKQQPRMIKEESKSSSSKGSRRWKLSDLLLFRSASEGRGSNKDPLKKHFVGYKKNNNNIEEVKGSSFRSSESFSNNGLRKKGQVSAHEMHYAMKKAESQDMKKRTFLPYRQGILGRLSGFGL; this comes from the coding sequence ATGGAAGTGATGATTCAAAGTTCAAAGATGGAGACATTTAATTTTAGTAATGGAACAATGAGTTCACCATATCTAAGTCCACCTTCATCACCAAAACGTTTTGGTGAATATTACTTAAGTGCCCCTTCAAGTCCTTCTAGGCTTTCTGAATTATATAGTCAAATTGATTATTTGTCCATAATGGATCAAACATCGTCAACCAGCAAAAAAAACAACAAcgttgttgttgatgatgatgatgtttaTGATCATGATGATGAAGGTGGTGGTTTTGCTTTCTTTGTTAATCACGATGAATCGAAGAATATGTCAACTCGTTCAGCTGAAGAACTTTTTCATGGTGGCAAAATTAAACCTTTTGAAGAAACTAAGGTTGTCGTTGAACCTAGGAAGCAACAAAACAACGTAGGAGttggttttgatgatgaaagaagaggaagagaaagagaaagaacaaAAGGAACAGATTCATCGTTGAATAATTCTGGTAGAAGAGTAACAAGATCACACTCTCCTTATAGAAAATCAAACTACACATTTGAGTTAGAAGAACAGAATTTccaacaaaaacaacaacctcGTATGATCAAAGAGGAATCGAAATCATCGAGTTCGAAGGGTTCGAGGAGATGGAAACTGAGTGATTTGTTGTTGTTTCGAAGTGCTTCGGAAGGGAGAGGATCAAACAAGGATCCATTGAAGAAACATTTTGTTGGGTATAAGAAGAATAATAACAATATTGAAGAAGTTAAAGGTTCGAGTTTTAGATCTAGTGAATCATTTTCGAATAATGGGTTGAGAAAAAAAGGACAAGTTTCAGCTCATGAAATGCACTATGCTATGAAGAAAGCTGAGTCGCAAGATATGAAGAAACGAACTTTCTTGCCTTATAGACAAGGGATTTTGGGAAGGTTGTCTGGATTTGGACTCTAG